In one window of Primulina tabacum isolate GXHZ01 chromosome 8, ASM2559414v2, whole genome shotgun sequence DNA:
- the LOC142554187 gene encoding putative receptor-like protein kinase At1g49730: protein MESYRQEAFLGLMLALVFLEMRLYVTMAAALDCPLDLSSSNFTLAASLCSNQDDRGKCCRYMNAVIAVSISQYANSTSNLGVASDLSEICLRSISKTFQIYGVTRNAIVTCRFGTKIPVNYDCQGISNVSQMLQTPKFSDVMENCKVPLSEDNTCRKCLNAGIIYLRNLLGMVDNLTLSTCRDASFIALASQLDYMSTIDVASCFFGVQGLLTHPGSAATLLPPQASPTPPIAASPTQLSLIAPFKEKVRPYHMTLVPAIGIAVTILAVAMLVVFVILIRRKSKELESTDMNDKTSPKAINPSSKKIQDGPPCMFRKFSYKETKKATNNFSTIIGQGGFGVVYKAEFPDGLIAAVKKMSKVSEQAEVEFCRELELLARLHHRHLVTLRGFSTEKYERFLVYEFMGNGSLMDHLHSQGRTPLSWRTRIQIATDVANALEYLHFYCNPPLCHRDIKSSNILLDENFVAKVADFGLVHASKDGSICFEPVNTDIRGTPGYMDPEYVATQELTEKSDVYSYGVVLLELVTGRRVIQDNKNLVESSQVFLASESRITELVDTNLGDEYDFDQLQTIVSIIRWCTEREGRARPSIKQVLRLLYESTDPLHSDFVKAVEDEETGSRGRSSRGKNMFFSGDGKCPPSSSSTSKSYCSRTFLLEMSPPQSPNNIPSI from the exons ATGGAGTCGTACAGACAGGAGGCATTTCTGGGTCTAATGCTAGCTCTGGTATTTCTTGAAATGCGGCTTTATGTAACAATGGCTGCTGCTCTTG ATTGCCCCTTGGACTTGAGCTCATCTAATTTTACACTAGCTGCCTCCCTATGCTCCAACCAAGATGACAGAGGAAAGTGTTGCCGATACATGAATGCAGTAATTGCTGTTTCCATCTCTCAGTATGCAAATTCAACAAGTAACTTGGGGGTAGCTTCGGATTTATCTGAGATCTGCCTCCGTAGCATATCTAAAACTTTTCAAATATATGGAGTAACAAGAAATGCAATCGTTACCTGTCGCTTTGGGACAAAAATACCGGTTAATTACGACTGCCAAGGAATATCAAACGTTTCCCAAATGCTGCAGACTCCAAAGTTTAGTGATGTTATGGAAAACTGCAAGGTTCCTTTATCAGAGGACAATACTTGTAGAAAGTGTTTGAATGCAGGGATTATATATCTTCGGAATCTTCTAGGGATGGTAGATAATTTGACACTGAGTACTTGCAGGGATGCATCTTTTATTGCACTTGCAAGCCAACTTGATTACATGTCAACTATTGATGTTGCAAGCTGTTTCTTTGGAGTTCAAGGGCTTCTCACGCATCCAG gGTCAGCTGCTACTTTGCTTCCCCCTCAGGCATCTCCAACTCCACCAATTGCTGCTAGTCCGACTCAGCTTTCCTTGATAGCACCTTTTAAGGAAAAAGTTCGTCCCTACCACATGACACTAGTTCCTGCCATAGGTATTGCAGTAACAATACTAGCCGTGGCGATGCTGGTAGTCTTTGTTATCCTCATCCGTCGAAAAAGCAAAGAGCTGGAGAGCACTGATATGAATGATAAGACATCCCCAAAAGCCATTAATCCATCCTCCAAAAAAATTCAGGATG GTCCGCCCTGTATGTTTAGAAAATTCAGCTACAAAGAGACAAAGAAGGCTACAAACAACTTTAGCACCATAATTGGACAAGGGGGATTCGGAGTTGTGTACAAAGCTGAGTTTCCTGATGGGTTAATTGCAGCAGTGAAGAAGATGAGTAAAGTTTCGGAGCAGGCAGAGGTAGAGTTTTGCAGAGAACTAGAGCTCCTCGCTCGCCTACACCATCGTCATCTTGTTACTCTGAGGGGTTTCTctactgaaaaatatgaaaG GTTTCTTGTATATGAATTTATGGGAAATGGGAGCCTAATGGATCATCTTCACT CACAAGGTAGAACTCCTCTGAGCTGGCGTACAAGAATTCAAATTGCTAccgatgtggcaaatgcattg GAATACCTCCACTTTTATTGCAATCCTCCTCTGTGCCATAGAGATATTAAGTCGAGCAATATATTATTAGATGAAAATTTTGTTGCCAAG GTTGCTGATTTTGGCCTTGTACATGCTTCAAAAGATGGTTCTATTTGCTTTGAACCTGTGAACACCGATATACGAGGAACTCCAG GTTATATGGATCCGGAGTACGTAGCGACACAAGAGCTAACAGAAAAAAGTGATGTCTACAGTTATGGAGTTGTTTTATTAGAGCTAGTTACAGGAAGACGTGTGATACAAGATAACAAGAACTTGGTTGAGTCGTCCCAAGTGTTTTTGGCTTCAGAATCGAGGATAACTGAGCTCGTGGACACGAATCTTGGTGATGAGTATGATTTTGATCAACTTCAAACCATAGTGTCAATTATTAGATGGTGTACTGAAAGAGAAGGGAGAGCCAGGCCTTCAATAAAGCAAGTTCTCAGGCTTTTATACGAAAGTACAGACCCTTTACACAGTGATTTTGTCAAAGCTGTGGAGGATGAAGAAACTGGAAGCAGGGGAAGGAGCAGTAGAGGCAAGAATATGTTTTTCAGTGGGGATGGGAAATGCCCACCTTCTTCTTCGAGCACGTCTAAGTCATATTGCAGCCGAACCTTCCTCTTAGAAATGAGCCCACCTCAGTCGCCGAACAATATTCCTTCCATTTAA